A stretch of the Medicago truncatula cultivar Jemalong A17 chromosome 5, MtrunA17r5.0-ANR, whole genome shotgun sequence genome encodes the following:
- the LOC11410637 gene encoding putative disease resistance protein RGA3, translating into MAEALLGVVFENLLSLVQNEFATISGITSKAEKLSTTLDLIKAVLEDAEQKQVTDRSIKVWLQQLKDAVYVLDDILDECSIESSRLKASSCFNLKNIVFRRDIGKRLKEITRRFDQIAESKDKFLLREGVVVRERPNEVAEWRQTSSIIAEPKVFGRVDDRERIVEFLLTQAQVSDFLSIYPIVGLGGVGKTTLAQMVYNDHRVSSNFNTKVWICVSETFSVKRILCSIIESITKDKFDALDLDVIQRKARELLQGKRFLLVLDDVWSRNQGLELGLSQDKWNKLKSALSCGSKGSSILVSTRDKDVAEIMGTCLAHHLSGLSENECWLLFRQYAFGCAGEEREELVAIGKAIVKKCGGLPLAAQALGGLMRSRSDENEWLEIKDSNLWTLPYENSILPALRLSYFHLTPTLKRCFAFCAIFPKDMEIVKEDLIHLWMGNGFIFSKANLDVEFFGNMIWKELCQKSFFQDIKIDDYSGDITFKMHDLVHDLAQSVMGSECMILENTNTNLLRSTHHTSFYSDINLFSFNEAFKKVESLRTLYQLEFYSEKEYDYFPTNRSLRVLSTNTFKLSSLGNLIHLRYLELRDLDVETLPDSIYRLQKLEILKLKYFRKLTFLPKHLTCLQNLRHLVIEDCNSLSCVFPYIGKLYFLRTLSVYIVQSERGYGLGELHDLSLGGKLSIQGLGNVGSLFEARHANLMGKKDLQELSLSWRNNGETETPTTTAEQVLEMLQPHSNLKRLKILYYDGLCLPKWIGFLNSLVDLQLQYCNNCVLSSLGKLPSLKKLELWGMNNMQYMDDAEYHDGVEVRAFPSLEKLLLAGLRNLERLLKVQIRDMFLLLSNLTIIDCPKLVLPCLPSLKDLIVFGCNNELLRSISNFCSLTTLHLLNGEDVICFPDGLLRNLTCLRSLKISNFPKLKKLPNEPFNLVLECLSISSCGELESIPEQTWEGLRSLRTIDIGYCGGLRSFPESIQHLTSLEFLKIRGCPTLKERLKKGTGEDWDKIAHIPKLHVD; encoded by the coding sequence ATGGCAGAGGCCTTGCTAGGAGTTGTATTTGAGAATTTGTTATCTCTTGTTCAAAATGAATTTGCAACCATTTCTGGAATCACATCAAAGGCTGAAAAGTTGTCAACCACCTTGGATCTGATCAAGGCTGTTCTTGAAGATGCTGAGCAGAAACAGGTCACAGACCGCTCTATTAAGGTATGGCTCCAACAACTCAAAGATGCTGTATATGTGCTTGATGATATTCTTGATGAATGTTCCATTGAATCTAGTAGACTTAAAGCCTCGTCCTGTTTCAACCTAAAGAACATTGTGTTTCGCCGTGACATCGGCAAAAGGTTGAAAGAAATTACAAGGAGATTCGATCAAATTgctgaaagtaaagacaagttTCTTTTACGAGAGGGTGTCGTTGTTAGGGAAAGGCCAAATGAAGTTGCTGAATGGCGCCAAACAAGCTCCATTATTGCTGAACCCAAAGTGTTTGGACGAGTAGATGATAGAGAGAGGATTGTCGAGTTTCTTCTCACCCAAGCGCAAGTATCTGACTTCCTATCCATCTATCCTATTGTTGGCCTAGGTGGTGTTGGTAAAACAACACTTGCTCAAATGGTCTACAATGATCATAGGGTAAGTAGCAATTTTAATACAAAAGTTTGGATTTGTGTTTCGGAGACTTTCTCTGTCAAAAGGATTTTGTGTTCCATTATAGAATCTATCACAAAAGACAAGTTTGATGCCTTGGATTTAGATGTAATACAAAGAAAAGCACGAGAACTATTGCAAGGTAAAAGATTTTTGCTGGTTTTGGATGATGTATGGAGCAGAAATCAAGGATTGGAACTAGGATTAAGCCAAGACAAATGGAACAAGTTGAAATCTGCGTTGTCATGTGGATCCAAAGGATCTTCCATTTTAGTTTCCACTCGTGATAAGGATGTTGCAGAAATCATGGGAACATGTTTAGCTCATCATTTATCTGGTCTCTCTGAAAACGAATGTTGGTTGTTGTTTAGACAATATGCATTTGGATGTGCTGGAGAAGAACGGGAAGAGCTTGTAGCAATAGGTAAGGCGATAGTAAAGAAGTGTGGAGGATTGCCTCTTGCAGCACAAGCATTGGGAGGTCTAATGCGCTCAAGGAGTGATGAAAATGAATGGCTTGAAATTAAAGACAGTAATCTCTGGACCTTACCATATGAGAATTCCATTTTGCCAGCCTTGAGGTTAAGCTACTTTCATTTAACACCGACCTTAAAGCGGTGTTTTGCTTTTTGTGCGATATTTCCCAAAGATATGGAAATTGTAAAGGAAGATTTGATTCATCTATGGATGGGCAATGGATTTATTTTCTCAAAGGCTAATTTGGATGTAGAATTTTTTGGCAATATGATTTGGAAGGAACTGTGCCAAAAATCATTCTTCCAAGACATCAAGATAGATGATTATTCAGGAGACATTACTTTCAAGATGCATGACCTAGTGCATGATCTTGCTCAATCAGTTATGGGGTCAGAGTGTATGATTTTGGAGAATACTAACACTAACTTGTTAAGAAGCACACACCATACTAGCTTTTACTCTGATATTAACTTGTTTTCCTTCAATGAGGCCTTCAAAAAAGTTGAATCCTTGCGAACGTTGTATCAACTAGAGTTTTACAGCGAAAAAGAATACGATTACTTCCCAACAAATCGCTCCCTTCGAGTTTTAAGCACAAACACTTTCAAGTTATCGTCACTTGGGAACTTAATTCATTTGAGGTATTTGGAGCTTCGTGATCTTGACGTAGAAACCCTTCCTGACTCAATTTATCGCTTGCAGAAATTGGAAatcttgaaattgaaatattttcgaAAACTGACTTTTCTACCAAAACACTTGACTTGTTTACAGAATCTCAGGCATCTTGTCATTGAAGATTGTAATTCATTGTCTTGTGTGTTTCCTTATATTGGAAAATTGTATTTCCTAAGAACATTAAGTGTATACATTGTTCAGTCAGAGAGGGGGTATGGCTTGGGAGAGCTACATGATCTATCACTTGGAGGAAAACTGAGCATACAAGGTCTGGGAAATGTTGGTAGCTTATTTGAAGCTCGACATGCCAATTTGATGGGTAAAAAGGACCTCCAAGAATTATCCTTGTCATGGAGGAATAATGGTGAAACTGAGACACCAACTACTACTGCTGAGCAAGTACTTGAAATGCTTCAACCTCACTCAAATCTCAAGAGGTTGAAAATACTTTACTATGACGGATTATGCTTGCCAAAATGGATTGGATTTCTTAATAGTTTAGTTGATCTTCAACTTCAGTATTGCAATAATTGTGTTCTTTCATCACTAGGTAAACTACCATCTCTAAAAAAGCTTGAATTATGGGGTATGAATAATATGCAATACATGGATGATGCTGAATATCATGATGGTGTAGAGGTGAGGGCTTTTCCATCCTTGGAAAAATTGTTACTAGCAGGACTACGAAACTTAGAGCGTTTGTTGAAAGTGCAAATAAGAGATATGTTCCTTCTTCTTTCTAATTTGACCATTATTGATTGCCCTAAACTTGTGTTGCCATGCCTTCCATCCCTTAAAGACCTCATTGTATTTGGATGTAACAATGAGTTACTGAGATCAATCTCCAATTTCTGTAGTCTTACCACCCTTCACCTTCTTAACGGTGAAGACGTGATTTGCTTTCCTGACGGTTTGTTAAGAAACTTGACTTGTCTTCGAAGTTTGAAAATTTCTAATTTCCCAAAATTGAAGAAACTACCAAATGAACCCTTCAACCTAGTGTTGGAGTGTCTGAGTATCTCTTCTTGTGGTGAGCTTGAGTCTATACCGGAACAAACATGGGAAGGTCTTCGATCTCTTCGAACTATTGATATTGGTTATTGTGGAGGATTGAGATCCTTTCCCGAATCTATTCAACACCTCACTTCACTTGAGTTTTTGAAAATTCGAGGTTGCCCAACATTAAAGGAGCGATTGAAGAAAGGAACCGGTGAGGACTGGGACAAGATAGCGCACATTCCAAAATTACATGTTGATTGA
- the LOC11410638 gene encoding putative disease resistance protein RGA1 encodes MACALLGVVFENLTSLLQNEFSTISGIKSKAQKLSDNLVHIKAVLEDAEKKQFKELSIKLWLQDLKDAVYVLDDILDEYSIESCRLRGFTSFKPKNIMFRHEIGNRLKEITRRLDDIAERKNKFSLQTGETLRVIPDQVAEGRQTSSTPLESKALGRDDDKEKIVEFLLTYAKDSNFISVYPIVGLGGIGKTTLVQLIYNDVRVSRNFDKKIWVCVSETFSVKRILCCIIESITLEKCHDFELDVLERKVQGLLQRKIYLLILDDVWNQNEQLESGLTQDRWNRLKSVLSCGSKGSSILVSTRDEDVATIMGTWESHRLSGLSDSDCWLLFKQHAFRRNKEEHTKLVEIGKEIVKKCNGLPLAAKALGGLMVSMNEEKEWLDIKDSELWDLPHEKSILPALRLSYFYLTPTLKQCFSFCAIFPKDREILKEELIQLWMANGFIAKRNLEVEDVGNMVWKELYRKSFFQDSKMDEYSGDISFKMHDLVHDLAQSVMGQECTCLENKNTTNLSKSTHHIGFNSKKFLSFDENAFKKVESLRTLFDLKKYYFITTKYDHFPLSSSLRVLRTFSLQIPIWSLIHLRYLELIYLDIEKLPNSIYNLQKLEILKIKDCRNLSCLPKRLACLQNLRHIVIEECRSLSQMFPNIGKLTCLRTLSVYIVSVEKGNSLTELRDLNLGGKLHIQGLNNVGRLSEAEAANLMGKKDLHELCLSWISQQESIISAEQVLEELQPHSNLKCLTINYNEGLSLPSWISLLSNLISLELRNCNKIVRLPLLGKLPSLKKLELSYMDNLKYLDDDESQDGVEVMVFRSLMDLHLRYLRNIEGLLKVERGEMFPCLSYLEISYCHKLGLPSLPSLEGLYVDGCNNELLRSISTFRGLTQLTLMEGEGITSFPEGMFKNLTCLQYLEVDWFPQLESLPEQNWEGLQSLRALHISSCRGLRCLPEGIRHLTSLRNLQIYSCKGLRCLPEGIRHLTSLEVLTIWECPTLEERCKEGTWEDWDKIAHIPKIQFTED; translated from the coding sequence atggCTTGCGCTTTGCTTGGAGTTGTGTTCGAAAATTTGACATCTCTCCttcaaaatgaattttcaaCCATTTCTGGAATCAAGTCAAAGGCTCAAAAGCTATCAGACAACTTAGTTCACATCAAAGCTGTTCTTGAAGATGCTGAGAAGAAACAATTCAAAGAACTCTCTATTAAGCTATGGTTACAAGACCTCAAAGATGCTGTTTATGTGCTCGATGATATCCTTGATGAGTACTCGATCGAGTCTTGTCGACTCAGAGGATTTACCTCTTTCAAACCAAAGAACATCATGTTTCGCCATGAGATTGGTAACAGGTTGAAAGAGATTACAAGGAGGTTAGATGATATTGCTGAAAGAAAGAACAAGTTTTCTCTACAGACGGGTGAAACTCTTAGGGTAATCCCAGATCAAGTAGCTGAAGGGCGCCAAACCAGCTCCACCCCTCTTGAATCAAAAGCATTAGGAAGAGACGATGATAAAGAAAAGATTGTCGAGTTTCTTCTCACCTATGCGAAGGACTCTAACTTCATTTCTGTCTATCCCATTGTTGGTTTAGGTGGTATTGGAAAAACAACTCTTGTTCAATTGATCTACAATGATGTTAGGGTGAGTcgcaattttgataaaaaaatttgggTTTGTGTTTCTGAGACTTTCTCGGTCAAGAGGATTTTGTGTTGTATTATAGAATCTATTACATTAGAGAAGTGTCATGACTTTGAGTTAGATGTCTTGGAAAGAAAGGTGCAAGGATTGTTGCAACGGAAAATATATTTGCTGATTTTGGATGATGTGTGGAATCAAAATGAACAATTGGAATCTGGGTTAACACAAGATAGATGGAATCGTTTGAAATCTGTTTTGTCGTGTGGATCAAAAGGTAGTTCCATTTTAGTGTCCACTCGTGATGAGGATGTTGCAACAATCATGGGGACATGGGAAAGTCACCGTTTATCTGGTCTCTCAGATAGTGATTGTTGGTTGTTGTTCAAACAACATGCATTTAGACGTAACAAAGAAGAGCATACAAAGCTTGTGGAGATTGGAAAGGAGATAGTAAAGAAATGTAATGGATTGCCTCTTGCAGCAAAAGCATTGGGGGGTTTAATGGTCTCAATGAATGAAGAAAAGGAATGGCTTGATATTAAAGACAGTGAGCTTTGGGATTTACCACATGAAAAATCTATTTTACCTGCTTTGAGGTTGAGTTACTTTTATTTAACACCAACCCTAAAGCAATGTTTCTCCTTTTGTGCTATATTTCCCAAAGATAGAGAAATCCTGAAGGAAGAATTGATTCAGCTTTGGATGGCTAATGGATTTATTGCAAAGAGGAATTTAGAGGTTGAAGATGTTGGAAACATGGTTTGGAAGGAATTGTACAGAAAATCGTTCTTTCAAGATAGCAAGATGGATGAATATTCTGGAGACATTTCTTTCAAGATGCATGATCTTGTCCATGATCTCGCTCAATCAGTAATGGGGCAAGAATGTACGTGTTTGGAGAATAAAAACACGACTAATTTGTCAAAAAGCACACACCACATTGGTTTTAACAGCAAGAAATTTTTATCCTTCGATGAAAATGCTTTCAAAAAAGTTGAATCCTTGCGAACATTGTTTGACttgaagaaatattattttattacaacAAAATATGATCACTTCCCATTAAGCAGTTCTCTCCGTGTTTTAAGAACATTTTCTCTGCAGATCCCAATATGGAGTTTAATTCATTTAAGGTATTTGGAACTTATTTATCTTGACATAGAAAAGTTGCCTAACTCAATTTACAACTTACAAAAACTGgaaatcttgaaaataaaagacTGTCGTAATCTGAGTTGTCTCCCAAAACGCTTGGCTTGCTTACAAAATCTTAGGCATATAGTCATTGAAGAATGTCGGTCTTTGTCTCAAATGTTTCCTAACATTGGAAAATTAACTTGTCTAAGAACATTAAGTGTGTACATTGTTAGTGTAGAGAAAGGGAATAGCTTGACAGAGTTACGTGATCTAAACCTCGGTGGAAAACTGCATATCCAAGGATTAAACAATGTTGGCAGGTTATCTGAAGCTGAAGCGGCTAATTTGATGGGTAAAAAAGACCTTCATGAATTATGCTTGTCATGGATATCCCAACAGGAATCTATAATTAGTGCTGAGCAAGTACTTGAAGAGCTTCAACCTCACTCAAATCTCAAATGCTTGACAATAAATTACAATGAAGGGTTATCGTTACCAAGTTGGATAAGCCTTCTTAGTAATTTAATTTCTCTTGAACTTCGGAATTGCAACAAAATTGTGCGGCTTCCGTTACTTGGTAAACTACCATCTCTAAAAAAACTGGAATTATCTTATATGGATAATCTGAAATACTTGGATGATGATGAATCTCAGGATGGTGTGGAGGTGATGGTTTTCCGATCTCTGATGGATCTCCATTTACGATACCTACGAAACATAGAGGGGTTATTGAAAGTGGAAAGAGGGGAGATGTTTCCTTGTCTTTCTTACTTGGAAATCTCATATTGCCATAAACTTGGACTGCCATCTCTTCCATCTCTTGAAGGCCTCTATGTGGATGGATGTAACAATGAGTTACTGAGGTCAATCTCTACCTTCCGTGGTCTTACTCAGCTTACCCTAATGGAGGGTGAAGGAATAACATCCTTCCCAGAGGGGATGTTCAAAAACCTTACTTGTCTTCAATATCTGGAAGTAGATTGGTTCCCACAATTGGAGTCCTTACCAGAGCAAAATTGGGAAGGTCTTCAATCCCTTCGAGCTCTACACATTTCGAGTTGTAGAGGATTGAGATGCTTGCCGGAGGGTATTCGACACCTCACTTCCCTTCGAAATCTACAGATTTATAGCTGTAAAGGATTGCGATGCTTGCCGGAGGGTATTCGACACCTCACTTCTCTTGAGGTTCTGACAATTTGGGAATGCCCAACATTAGAGGAACGATGCAAAGAGGGAACATGGGAGGATTGGGACAAGATAGCTCATATTCCAAAAATACAGTTTACCGAGGATTAA